The genomic segment AGTCGTTTTGCGCCATATCCAGGTGCTCCGGGAAAGCAAAATAGTCGATATTCATCGAATCTTTTGAGGCCGAGACGTACTTTTCCTCAAAATGGCGGTAATCGGCCGAATAGAAGCAGATAAGGTATGTAGTAATAGGATAAAAGGTTTTCCAGTGATAGGTCCTTCTATCCCCTTTTGTCTTTACATCCATGAGGCGGCCGTTTGAGACTGAAACCTTTGCGCTGTCGTTTGTTATACTCATATCCATCAGAGCCTTATCATCCGGCTTATCGTTGCATGGGTACCAGGTAGAGGCGTATATGGGTTCGCTCATATTGTAAGTAACAGAGCGCCCGTTAAAACTATCAAAAACAAAGGATCCGAACCCGAGCTTTTTCGGGGTGCCCTCGTAGACGACCCTCACATTAAAGGTATCGCTTCTAAAGCCGTTAAGGGGGACAGAAAGCCTGGTGTCCTTCTGTTCAAAGGATGAATTCTTTCCGTTGAGTGTAAGGCTTTTTATTTCCATATTCTCATAGAAATTCAGGTCAAGCCTCTCAAGCGATCTATCGAGAAGTACGCCTGATATGGTTACATCCCCTTTTAATATTTTCTTTTCAGGGAATAATTCAATATTTATATCATAATGAGTGATATCGATCTTACTCTGGGCTGGTGTATTATAGGAATCGAGGTTATCCTGCTGCGACATCCTGTATTCTACGTAGTACTCCAGATACGGAATTCCTGCAATAAGCGACTTTACCGGTTCATAATGTAGAGTCCATGATACAAACAGGAGTGCATTAAAAAAAATGACAGATGATATTTGGAATGCCCTCAATTTTAATTTTGTCATAACAGATATTAAATAAAAGATGAATCGTTATATGACAAAGTTAAGCCTATAATTTAAGTTTGACAAGTTAAATTTTCAGGTTTACACCTCACAGGAAGGCAGAGAGAGCTGAGGTTAAAAAATTGTTAATTTTTGATTTAATGGTTGCTTAAGTCAGGAATTTTTAATTTTTTTATATATCATTTAAAAGTAACGAGGAAAAATTATGTTGTTTGCAGGTTCCGCACTACTTAGAGATACTCTATCGATGATACTGGCAGGCGGACAGGGCGAAAGGCTGGCCCCGTTGACTGAACCGCGCTCAAAACCTTCAGTGCCCTTCGGAGGTAAATACAGGATAATCGACTTTACTCTTTCGAACTGTCTTAATTCAGGCTTGAGGAAGATCTACGTGCTGACGCAGTATAAATCAGATTCACTTAATCAGCATCTTTACGAGGCCTGGAGCATCTTCAACCCCGAGCTGGGCGAATTTATCTATTCGATACCTCCGCAAAGGAAAATAAGCGGAGACTGGTACACCGGAACCGCAAATGCAATTGAGCAGAATATCAACCTGATTGAAGTAAACAACAGCAAATGGGTGCTCATTTTATCGGGCGATCATATTTATAAGATGGATTACCTGAAGATGCTGCAGTATCACATTGACAGGAAAAGTGACGTAACGATAGCAAGCATAGATTACCCAAAGGAACAGGCAAGCCGTTTCGGCGTAATAAATATCAATGCCGACTATAAGGTTTCAGGATTTGTGGAAAAGGTGAAAAATCCCCCTGAAATTCCGGACAAGCCGGGCTACTCTTTCGTTAATATGGGAATGTACGTTTTTAATGCCAAGATGTTAATAGACGTATTCCGTGAGATGTCTGAAAAGAACCTGCCGAATAACGATTTCGGGAAGCACATCCTCCCATATATGATAAAAGCCGGTTACAGTATTTATGCATATAAATTTCAGGA from the Ignavibacteria bacterium genome contains:
- the glgC gene encoding glucose-1-phosphate adenylyltransferase; translated protein: MLFAGSALLRDTLSMILAGGQGERLAPLTEPRSKPSVPFGGKYRIIDFTLSNCLNSGLRKIYVLTQYKSDSLNQHLYEAWSIFNPELGEFIYSIPPQRKISGDWYTGTANAIEQNINLIEVNNSKWVLILSGDHIYKMDYLKMLQYHIDRKSDVTIASIDYPKEQASRFGVININADYKVSGFVEKVKNPPEIPDKPGYSFVNMGMYVFNAKMLIDVFREMSEKNLPNNDFGKHILPYMIKAGYSIYAYKFQDENKKNDVYWRDIGTIDSYFAASMDLISVSPEFNLYDTSWPIRTLQLQLPPAKTLSHEGERVGRSLNSLICDGTIVSGGLVERSIIGPNVRVNSYSYITDSIIFNNCNIGRHARIRRAIIDKNVNVPEGFEIGFDPEEDRRRFAVSETGIVVIPKNSILKK